In a genomic window of Mycolicibacillus parakoreensis:
- the kstR gene encoding cholesterol catabolism transcriptional regulator KstR produces the protein MTVAAPSESALGSEAQRERRKRILDATLAIASKGGYEAVQMRAVADRADVAVGTLYRYFPSKVHLLVSALGREFERIDARTDRAALGGDTPFLRLSSLINSLNRATQRNPLLTEAMTRAYAFADASAAAEVDHVEKIIDSMFARAMADGAPTEDQYHIARVISDVWLSNLLAWLTRRASAADVAKRLDLAVRLLVGDGEVPKV, from the coding sequence CTGACCGTGGCCGCCCCCTCCGAATCGGCGCTGGGCTCCGAGGCGCAGCGCGAACGCCGCAAACGCATCCTCGACGCCACCCTGGCGATCGCCTCCAAGGGCGGGTACGAGGCGGTGCAGATGCGTGCGGTCGCCGACCGCGCCGACGTGGCCGTCGGCACGCTCTACCGCTACTTCCCGTCGAAGGTGCATCTGCTGGTCTCCGCGCTCGGCCGGGAGTTCGAACGCATCGACGCCCGCACCGACCGCGCCGCCCTCGGCGGCGACACCCCGTTTCTGCGGCTGAGCTCGCTGATCAACAGCCTCAACCGCGCCACCCAGCGCAACCCGCTGCTGACCGAGGCGATGACCCGCGCCTATGCGTTCGCCGACGCGTCGGCGGCCGCCGAAGTCGACCACGTCGAGAAGATCATCGACTCGATGTTCGCCCGCGCCATGGCCGACGGCGCCCCCACCGAGGACCAGTACCACATCGCCCGGGTGATCTCCGATGTGTGGCTGTCGAACCTGCTGGCCTGGCTGACCCGGCGCGCCTCGGCCGCCGACGTGGCCAAACGGCTGGATCTGGCGGTGCGGCTGCTGGTCGGCGACGGCGAGGTGCCCAAGGTCTAA